One Cryptosporangium minutisporangium DNA segment encodes these proteins:
- a CDS encoding SigE family RNA polymerase sigma factor, translated as MRRADDERFTAFVEERMDRWRRSAYLLCRDWHTADDLVSTTVTKLFQNWRKVCAAGNPEAYAQRILTRSWLDERRRPWRREHASDELPDRGSLPDDRVEDQASLEALLDSVGPRQRAVLVLRYYLDFSIEETAEILRIAPGTVKSQAARGLASLRVRSTPRRP; from the coding sequence ATGCGCAGAGCAGACGACGAACGGTTCACGGCCTTCGTCGAGGAGCGGATGGACCGCTGGCGACGCAGCGCGTACCTGCTGTGCCGCGACTGGCACACCGCCGACGATCTGGTCTCGACGACCGTCACCAAGCTGTTCCAGAACTGGCGGAAGGTGTGCGCCGCAGGCAATCCGGAGGCGTACGCACAGCGCATCCTGACGCGATCGTGGCTGGACGAGCGTCGTCGTCCGTGGCGCCGGGAGCACGCGAGCGACGAATTGCCCGACCGCGGATCCCTACCCGACGACCGCGTCGAGGACCAGGCGTCGCTCGAGGCCCTGCTCGACTCGGTCGGCCCGCGGCAGCGCGCAGTACTGGTCCTGCGCTACTACCTCGACTTCAGCATCGAGGAGACCGCAGAGATTCTCCGGATCGCGCCCGGCACCGTGAAGAGCCAGGCGGCCCGCGGGCTGGCTTCCCTCCGGGTGCGGTCCACCCCTCGGCGTCCGTGA
- a CDS encoding SDR family NAD(P)-dependent oxidoreductase: MTQKQQPIGTGFTAASTADDVLSGIDLSGTNVIVTGGHVGLGLETTRALSKAGASVVVGSRAPDRAAPPLAGIERVEISRLDLLDPMSIDAFAARYLDSGRPLHILINGAGIMGGPLVRDARGYESQFATNHLGHFQLTLQLLPALRAAHSARVVNVSSAAHHIGGIRWDDPHFTTGYRPFVAYAQSKTANVLFAVELDRRWGDAGIHGYAVHPGMVVGTSLGSSMPEDKVRATNSAMGLIDEAGRPIIEPEHDKKTPQQGASTIVFAAASPLLTGIGGVYLKDNDIARLRDSVASTDSGAPEAATSDVAAHAVDPQSAQKLWELSEQLLKA, encoded by the coding sequence ATGACGCAGAAGCAGCAGCCCATCGGTACGGGCTTCACCGCCGCCTCAACGGCCGACGATGTCCTCTCGGGCATCGATCTGTCCGGTACGAACGTCATCGTCACCGGCGGCCACGTGGGGCTCGGTCTGGAGACCACCCGTGCGCTCAGCAAGGCCGGCGCGTCGGTCGTCGTGGGCTCGCGTGCTCCGGACCGCGCCGCCCCGCCGCTGGCCGGAATCGAGCGGGTCGAGATCAGCCGGCTGGACCTTCTCGACCCGATGTCGATCGACGCCTTCGCCGCTCGCTACCTCGACTCCGGCCGTCCGCTGCACATTTTGATCAACGGTGCCGGGATCATGGGCGGCCCACTGGTGCGCGACGCCCGGGGCTACGAATCGCAGTTCGCGACCAATCATCTCGGCCATTTCCAGCTGACGTTGCAGTTACTGCCCGCGCTGCGCGCCGCACACAGTGCTCGTGTGGTCAACGTGTCATCCGCCGCCCACCACATCGGGGGCATCCGCTGGGACGACCCGCACTTCACCACCGGGTACCGGCCCTTCGTTGCGTACGCCCAGTCCAAGACCGCCAACGTCCTGTTCGCCGTCGAACTGGATCGACGCTGGGGCGACGCGGGGATCCACGGTTACGCGGTGCACCCGGGCATGGTCGTCGGCACCAGCTTGGGATCGTCGATGCCGGAGGACAAGGTTCGGGCGACGAATTCAGCCATGGGACTGATCGACGAGGCCGGCCGACCGATCATCGAACCCGAGCACGACAAGAAGACACCGCAGCAAGGCGCCAGCACCATCGTGTTCGCCGCAGCCAGCCCACTGCTCACCGGCATCGGCGGCGTCTACCTGAAAGACAACGACATCGCCCGGCTGCGCGATTCTGTGGCGTCCACCGACTCCGGCGCGCCCGAGGCCGCCACGTCCGACGTCGCTGCGCACGCCGTCGACCCGCAGTCCGCCCAGAAACTCTGGGAGCTGAGCGAACAGCTGCTCAAAGCATGA
- a CDS encoding SigE family RNA polymerase sigma factor — protein MLDPWEQAYLEFAGERLPVLRRLAYVLCQDWHRADDLVQGALVQLYVHWETVSAATDRAAYARTVLMRVFLNEKRTFWGKRVVLVDDVPDREVTREPDTAASVTLRAALAGLPARQRAVLVLRFLSDLSVEQTAEALECSTGTVKSQTSKALAALRRALPDPEHIDRFTSGPRS, from the coding sequence GTGCTCGACCCATGGGAACAGGCGTACTTGGAGTTCGCCGGGGAACGCCTGCCGGTCCTGCGCCGTCTGGCCTACGTGCTCTGCCAGGACTGGCACCGCGCGGACGACCTGGTGCAGGGCGCGCTCGTGCAGCTCTACGTCCACTGGGAGACGGTCAGCGCCGCGACCGACCGGGCCGCCTACGCGCGGACCGTACTGATGCGTGTCTTCCTCAACGAGAAGCGCACGTTCTGGGGTAAGCGCGTGGTGCTGGTCGACGACGTGCCGGACCGCGAGGTCACCCGCGAGCCGGACACCGCGGCGTCGGTGACGCTGCGGGCGGCGCTTGCCGGGCTGCCGGCCCGGCAGCGGGCGGTGCTGGTGCTGCGGTTCCTCTCCGACCTGTCGGTCGAGCAGACCGCCGAGGCGCTGGAGTGCTCCACCGGCACGGTGAAGAGCCAGACGTCCAAGGCCCTCGCCGCGTTACGGCGCGCCCTGCCGGATCCCGAGCACATCGACCGGTTCACGAGCGGGCCGAGGAGCTGA